A genomic stretch from Chaetodon auriga isolate fChaAug3 chromosome 17, fChaAug3.hap1, whole genome shotgun sequence includes:
- the tpbg1b gene encoding trophoblast glycoprotein a yields the protein MRDLAQRVVFCALLGSVYASCPPRCECSEAAHTVKCVSRDLRSIPSGIPGYTRNLFITGNQITRIRPESFKGLDNVTNLSLSNNRISEVESHAFAGLRSLRSLDLSNNQLVVIHPEAFTVLNQSLRELNLSRALYNHTSVIDLATSLRWSSLGNLRGLDLSDNSLIYLPSRVFSHLTSLQRLQLSNNSLVAIHNSTFSGLEHLEELDLTLNALKMVPEEGLRELDSLPSAALLLGENPFTCKCGIEPFALWLNRSQERIRDAEGLVCAFPASMRNTSMLAVGTLTLGCHQRNAGADLALQTSYVFLGIVLGFVGLIFLFVLYLNRKGIKKRIYDMRDACREVWEGYHYRFEIDSGPRLSQVSTSGDM from the exons ATGCGGGATCTGGCGCAGCGCGTTGTGTTTTGCGCGCTGCTCGGTTCCGTTTACGCATCGTGCCCTCCGCGCTGCGAGTGCTCAGAGGCGGCTCACACCGTGAAGTGCGTGTCCAGAGACCTGCGGAGTATCCCAAGTGGGATCCCCGGATACACCAGGAATCTGTTCATAACAGGGAATCAAATCACTCGAATCCGTCCGGAGTCTTTTAAAGGGCTGGATAATGTGACCAACCTGTCTCTGAGCAATAACAG AATTTCCGAGGTGGAATCCCATGCCTTTGCCGGACTCCGCAGCCTTCGCTCTCTGGATTTGAGCAACAACCAGCTGGTGGTCATTCACCCCGAGGCCTTCACCGTGCTGAACCAGTCTCTGCGGGAGCTCAACCTGAGCCGAGCCCTCTACAACCACACGTCGGTGATAGACTTGGCCACGTCTCTCCGCTGGAGCTCCCTGGGGAACCTGAGAGGACTGGACCTCTCTGACAACAGCCTCATATATTTACCCTCCCGTGTCTTCTCCCACCTGACCAGCCTGCAGCGGCTCCAGCTTTCCAACAACTCCCTGGTGGCCATCCACAACTCCACCTTCTCGGGTTTGGAACATTTGGAGGAGCTCGACCTGACCCTCAATGCCCTCAAGATGGTGCCCGAGGAGGGCCTGCGAGAGCTGGACTCTCTGCCCAGCGCTGCTCTTCTGCTGGGGGAAAACCCGTTCACATGCAAATGTGGAATCGAACCTTTTGCTCTGTGGCTCAACAGATCACAGGAACGCATCAGAGACGCTGAGGGCCTTGTGTGCGCCTTCCCAGCCAGCATGAGGAACACATCAATGCTTGCTGTGGGCACGTTGACTCTGGGGTGCCACCAGAGGAATGCAGGGGCTGACCTTGCATTGCAGACCTCCTACGTCTTCTTGGGTATAGTCCTGGGCTTCGTAGGCCTCATCTTCCTTTTTGTATTATATCTTAACCGCAAGGGCATCAAAAAGCGGATCTACGACATGCGTGACGCCTGCAGGGAGGTGTGGGAGGGCTATCACTATCGCTTCGAGATCGATTCTGGGCCAAGGTTATCACAGGTCTCCACAAGCGGTGACATGTGA